From one Pseudoliparis swirei isolate HS2019 ecotype Mariana Trench chromosome 5, NWPU_hadal_v1, whole genome shotgun sequence genomic stretch:
- the clcc1 gene encoding chloride channel CLIC-like protein 1, whose protein sequence is MLLVILVGSLSLACTGKEMDNDWIDPYDMLNYDASTKTMRKSAEPEIYDNVPTKRRPYAGDSNDVDSTPCRSQVVDLQRQVEELKKKIMLISQQPTCNPVFKRFLIRLRKEIKRVGLPGDASEVLYDAKIRLSTQAMTEIDALLEGEDRWRTGALDNAISQILVDLKPHDKEAWKWRFEDTFGLELDTLLKMGMGFLVIVAIICTPLWSTVSWFMQFRRLLGVCFFVSFFWNWLYLYKIAYAEHQSNIAKMDSVYEKCSGAKKFDWSDNLKEWFRSTWTLQGDPCEKYYKLLLVNPILLVPPSKALAVTFTTFITEPLKHFGQGISEFLVALLKDLPITLQIPVLLTIVLAVVVCMYGGVQAAFQHGIAAPFRRPRGHPPPPQIEQPQPHVQQIVSGDYLAGGDAPQRAPVQRAVEGRLHRNQVRQRQPNRSRETMDVESLSTAEPPYHEDEMDAELREAEQNLSAESDSENLHETQEELEGESASIVAANATKTKRKPTESDTSPSKIKPLKVNEKCSKNIPGRDRAVPQPAGRQPSPAHVQDLHSSEDSTSFVSLPPVETVGVPVQETAE, encoded by the exons ATGCTTCTGGTGATCCTGGTGGGCAGCCTGTCTCTGGCTTGCACGGGAAAAGAGATGGACAATGACTGGATAGACCCGTACGATATGCTCAACTACGACGCAAGCACCAAAACGATGAGGAAGTCAGCAGAG CCAGAAATCTATGACAATGTCCCCACCAAGAGAAGACCGTATGCTGGGGACTCCAACGACGTGGACTCAACGCCGTGTCGCTCACAAGTAGTGGATCTacagagacag GTTGAAGAATTAAAGAAGAAAATCATGCTGATCTCACAGCAGCCTACATGCAATCCAGTCTTCAAACGTTTCCTTATCAGACTGCGGAAGGAGATAAAAAGAGTTGGTTTG CCCGGTGACGCCTCGGAGGTCCTCTATGATGCTAAAATCAGACTCTCCACACAAGCTATGACAGAGATTGATGCACTGCTGGAGGGGGAAGACCGTTGGAGAACTGGGGCTCTCGACAATGCCATCAGTCAGATACTGGTCGATCTCAAACCACATGACAAAGAGGCCTGGAAGTGGCGCTTTGAAGACACCTTTGGCCTGGAGCTTGAcacactattaaaa ATGGGAATGGGTTTTCTGGTTATAGTGGCCATCATCTGCACTCCGCTGTGGTCAACAGTGTCCTGGTTCATGCAGTTTCGTAGACTGCTCGGCGTCTGCTTCTTTGTCAGTTTTTTCTGGAACTGGCTATATCTGTACAAG ATTGCCTATGCTGAGCACCAAAGCAACATTGCAAAGATGGATAGTGTCTATGAAAAATGCTCTGGAGCGAAGAAATTTGACTGGAGCGATAACTTGAAAG AGTGGTTCAGAAGCACCTGGACTCTTCAAGGGGACCCTTGTGAGAAATACTATAAACTCCTTTTGGTCAACCCCATATTGCTAGTTCCTCCAAGCAAG GCGCTCGCAGTTACCTTCACAACCTTCATCACAGAGCCGCTTAAGCACTTTGGACAGGGGATCAGCGAGTTTCTTGTTGCACTCCTCAAAGATCTACCGATTACGCTGCAGATCCCAGTTCTCCTCACAATCGTGCTCGCCGTTGTG GTATGCATGTATGGAGGTGTGCAGGCAGCCTTCCAGCATGGCATCGCTGCACCTTTTCGTCGCCCTCGAGGGCATCCACCGCCTCCACAGATCGAGCAACCGCAGCCTCACGTCCAGCAGATCGTGAGCGGTGACTACTTAGCAGGAGGGGACGCACCGCAACGGGCCCCAGTGCAACGAGCCGTTGAAGGCCGATTACACAGGAACCAGGTTCGCCAGAGGCAGCCCAACAGAAGCAGAGAAACGATGGATGTGGAGTCACTCAGCACCGCCGAGCCGCCGTACCACGAGGATGAGATGGATGCTGAGCTGCGTGAGGCGGAGCAGAATCTCTCCGCTGAGTCGGATTCAGAAAACCTGCATGAGACACAAGAGGAGCTAGAAGGGGAAAGTGCGAGCATCGTTGCTGCTAACGcaaccaaaacaaaaaggaaacccACTGAATCAGATACATCACCTTCAAAGATTAAACCGTTAAAAGTGAATGAAAAATGTTCTAAAAATATACCTGGCAGAGACCGTGCAGTACCTCAGCCTGCAGGTAGGCAGCCTTCACCAGCTCATGTTCAG GATCTGCACTCATCTGAAGACAGCACCTCATTTGTCTCACTGCCACCTGTTGAAACTGTCGGAGTTCCTGTTCAGGAGACAGCGGAGTAG
- the ftsj3 gene encoding pre-rRNA 2'-O-ribose RNA methyltransferase FTSJ3 — protein MGKKLKVGKSRKDKFYHLAKETGYRSRSSFKLIQLNRKFQFLQKARALVDLCAAPGGWLQVATKFMPVSSLIIGVDLVPIRPIPNVVVLQEDITSDKCRHALRKALQTWKVDVVLNDGAPNVGANWQYDAFTQSHLTLMAMKLAAEFLNKGGTFVTKVFRSKDYQSLLWIFQQFFKKVQATKPQASRNESAEIFVVCQGFLAPDKIDSRFFDPKHAFKEVEVQAKTVKELIPVKKPKAEGYKDGDLILYYSFTAMSFLKAENAVDFLDKASEITFDNTDLEFHPATSIEIRECCRDIKVLGRKELRLLLTWRSKLRRFLAKKLKGENKPLDSEINLSSDEEKGDFEDEPEKKKKKEGEEEEEEDEEKEMENKLAELKAEEVSELKRKKKKLLKERRKQRERVELKMDLPGVSIADSYDSSMFSLSAIKKKQALVDLSKGDMQMAENLAEEDDDFHLSDDDEADKMSLASDLDDDDLDEVEQLQQELEMKAPKKKVKFAKEEEEDEVQDSGLLVELEGKDEKKERETNLWFSKGIFSEIGLEGDAELELQQTEFLQNKQASKKRKVEKKEEKGDEKKDILQEEEKVGPLKEAMGESDSDSDDDTDDEKEITKMKQVTKGAGGMSEEAKDSGFQVVPVESTSKKARILDAEGLALGCLIATSKKRARDLMDGSFHRFAISEQQWEVPEWFLDDERKHRKKPVPVTKEMVEEYKQKWKEIDARPIKRVAEAKARKKRRMLKKLDQAKKKAEAVVDTVDISEKEKMSQLKSIYKKAGLGKEKKEVTYLVSKKGGAGKKVRRPAGVKGAFKVVDGRMKKDMRGMQRKEQKSRGGKGRGQAKGGRGGMKGGKGRKGK, from the exons GTTGCAGGTGGCGACCAAGTTTATGCCTGTATCGAGTCTTATTATTG GTGTTGACCTGGTGCCCATCAGGCCCATCCCCAATGTGGTGGTGCTGCAAGAAGACATCACCAGTGACAAATGCAGACAT GCTTTACGGAAGGCACTGCAGACATGGAAGGTCGATGTTGTGCTAAATGACGGAGCCCCAAATGTGGGAGCCAACTGGCAATATGATGCCTTCACTCAAT CTCATTTGACCCTCATGGCCATGAAGTTGGCCGCTGAGTTTCTAAACAAAGGTGGCACTTTTGTCACTAAAGTCTTCCGCTCCAAAGACTATCAGTCACTGCTCTGGATCTTCCAGCAGTTCTTCAAGAAGGTGCAGGCCACCAAGCCGCAGGCTTCGAGGAACGAGTCGGCCGAGATCTTTGTCGTCTGTCAGG GTTTTCTTGCCCCAGACAAAATCGACAGTAGGTTTTTTGACCCCAAACATGCGTTCAAAGAGGTGGAGGTGCAGGCCAAAACGGTGAAGGAGCTGATTCCTGTCAAGAAACCAAAG GCGGAGGGATACAAGGATGGTGATCTTATACTCTACTACAGTTTCACAGCGATGTCCTTTCTGAAAGCAGAAAATGCCGTAGACTTCCTGGACAAAGCCAGTGAG ATCACCTTTGACAACACAGACCTAGAGTTTCACCCGGCCACCAGTATTGAGATACGGGAGTGTTGTCGTGACATCAAAGTCTTGGGCCGCAAAGAACTCCG CCTGCTTCTGACATGGAGGTCCAAGTTGAGGAGGTTCCTGGCCAAAAAACTGAAGGGGGAGAACAAACCACTTGACTCGGAGATCAA CTTGAGTTCAGATGAAGAAAAAGGGGATTTTGAGGATgaaccagaaaaaaagaaaaagaaggaaggcgaagaagaagaagaggaagatgaggagaaagaaatggaaaataaactTGCAGAACTGAAAGCTGAGGAGGTATCGGAGCTCAAACG gaagaagaagaagcttctGAAGGAGCGGAGGAAGCAGAGGGAGAGGGTGGAGCTGAAGATGGACCTGCCTGGCGTCTCCATCGCCGATTCCTACGACTCTTCCATGTTCTCACTCAGCGCTATAAAGAAGAAACAG GCCCTGGTTGATTTATCCAAAGGAGACATGCAGATGGCAGAAAACCTGGCAGAAGAAGATGACGACTTCCACTtgtctgatgatgatgaggcGGATAAAATGTCCCTGGCATCTGATTTAGATGATGATGACCTGGATGAGGTTGAACAATTACAGCAAGAGCTGGAGATGAAGGCACCAAAGAAAAA AGTGAAGTTTgccaaagaagaggaggaagatgaagtgcAGGATAGTGGCCTGCTGGTGGAACTAGAGGGaaaggatgagaagaaggaaCGAGAGACCAACCTGTGGTTCAGCAAG GGCATATTCTCTGAGATCGGCCTGGAAGGAGATGCAGAGCTTGAACTCCAACAGACCGAGTTTCTTCAGAACAAACAAGCCA GTAAAAAGAGGAAAGttgaaaagaaggaggagaaaggggatgaaaaaaaggatattctgcaagaggaggaaaaagtgGGACCTTTAAAGGAAGCTATGGGTGAAAGTGACAGCGACTCAGATGACGACACCGATGATGAGAA GGAGATTACCAAGATGAAGCAGGTCACTAAAGGGGCTGGTGGGATGTCGGAAGAGGCCAAGGACAGTGGCTTCCAGGTTGTTCCAGTAGAAAGCACCA GTAAGAAAGCCAGGATCCTGGATGCAGAGGGCCTGGCCCTTGGCTGTCTGATTGCTACATCTAAGAAGAGAGCCAGGGACCTGATGGATGGCTCCTTCCACAG GTTTGCTATCTCCGAGCAGCAGTGGGAGGTACCGGAGTGGTTTCTGGATGATGAACGGAAACACCGGAAGAAGCCGGTGCCGGTCACCAAGgagatggtggaggagtacaaacAAAAATGGAAGGAGATCGATGCCAGACCCATCAAACGAGTGGCTGAAGCTAAGgccaggaagaagaggagg ATGCTGAAGAAGCTGGATCAGGCCAAGAAGAAAGCGGAAGCAGTTGTCGACACAGTGGACATCTCTGAGAAGGAGAAAATGTCTCAGCTTAAGAG TATCTACAAGAAAGCCGGCCTGGgcaaggagaagaaagaagtgaCCTATCTTGTGTCCAAGAAGGGGGGAGCTGGTAAGAAAGTGAGGCGGCCCGCCGGCGTTAAGGGAGCCTTCAAAGTGGTGGACGGTCGCATGAAGAAGGACATGCGGGGGATGCAGAGGAAAGAGCAAAAATCTAGAGGCGGCAAAGGAAGAGGACAGGCAAAGGGTGGCAGGGGCGGGATGAAGGGTGGTAAAGGgcgaaaaggaaaataa